A portion of the Methanobrevibacter sp. TMH8 genome contains these proteins:
- a CDS encoding 30S ribosomal protein S8e, with the protein MAISQGKSTRKSTGGRYIANRGKRKSELGREPANTGLDEKRLRKIRTRGGNEKLRLASENKMNLFNPESKTAETVEIITVLENSANPNYVRRNIITKGAIVETSAGKAKVTSRPGQDGIINGVLINE; encoded by the coding sequence ATGGCAATATCACAAGGAAAATCCACAAGGAAATCAACTGGTGGAAGATATATAGCAAACCGTGGGAAAAGAAAGTCTGAATTAGGAAGAGAACCAGCTAATACTGGATTAGATGAGAAAAGATTAAGAAAAATCAGAACTCGTGGTGGAAACGAAAAATTAAGATTAGCTTCTGAAAACAAAATGAATCTTTTTAATCCAGAATCTAAAACAGCTGAAACTGTTGAAATTATTACAGTACTTGAAAATTCAGCTAACCCCAATTATGTAAGAAGGAATATCATCACTAAAGGAGCTATTGTAGAAACTAGCGCTGGTAAAGCAAAAGTAACTTCTAGACCTGGTCAAGATGGTATTATTAATGGCGTTTTAATTAACGAATAA